In one window of candidate division WOR-3 bacterium DNA:
- a CDS encoding V-type ATP synthase subunit A: protein MREEQSASVGRVVKVSGPLVVAAGMSGSKMYDVVRVGTVRLLGEVIDLTGDRASVQVYEETGGIGPGDPVYPTFEPLSVELGPGLISSIYDGIQRPLDVLRLKSGDFLSRGVEAPALDRKRKWGFQALRHKGDKVGPGDILGTVQETVLVEHRIMVPPEVSGEIIDIRTGEFTVEETICILRGKGGEEIRLTMVQRWPVRRPRPVKARLQPDAPLVTGQRVIDTFFPLAKGGTACVPGPFGSGKTVIQHQFAKWSDAEIIVFVGCGERGNEMTDVLMEFPELKDPKSGEPLMKRTVLVANTSNMPVAAREASVYTGITIGEYFRDMGYSVALQADSTSRWAEAMREISGRLEEMPGEEGYPAYLASRIAEFYERAGRVVCLGSDGLDKSAKPGALCGESGAPPLKPDSGSVSVQVGPSGVAPDSGRPTSGGAGREGALSVVGSVSPPGGDLNDPVVQATLRVVKVFWSLEDKLAFRRHFPAISWLNSYSLYAESLAPAFAKMASEEFTADAQQAMALLSKEAELEEIVRLVGKDALSAADRLVMETARSLREDFLHQNAFHETDTYTSLPKQARMLTVILEFYRLAQTVLARGVDIATIERLPVRDRIARMKFLSEHEAETAIAAVREQLVRELTGQVSPETGAQEAAAREPTAGNTEK from the coding sequence ATGAGGGAAGAGCAGTCGGCTTCAGTTGGCAGAGTGGTCAAGGTTTCCGGCCCGCTCGTTGTGGCTGCTGGCATGTCCGGTTCAAAGATGTATGACGTCGTGCGAGTCGGGACAGTGCGTCTTCTGGGTGAAGTCATTGACCTTACTGGCGACCGAGCATCTGTGCAGGTATATGAGGAAACCGGCGGTATCGGCCCCGGGGACCCGGTTTATCCGACTTTCGAACCCCTGTCGGTCGAACTCGGCCCGGGTCTCATATCGTCAATCTACGACGGCATCCAGCGGCCCCTGGACGTACTGCGCTTGAAGTCCGGCGACTTTCTTTCCCGTGGCGTCGAAGCCCCGGCCTTGGATCGGAAGCGGAAGTGGGGCTTCCAGGCACTGCGCCACAAGGGGGATAAGGTTGGCCCGGGCGACATCCTCGGCACGGTCCAAGAAACAGTCCTCGTCGAACACCGAATTATGGTGCCGCCCGAAGTCTCGGGTGAGATTATTGACATCAGGACCGGCGAGTTTACGGTCGAGGAGACAATCTGTATCCTGCGCGGAAAAGGCGGAGAAGAGATCCGGTTGACGATGGTTCAGCGCTGGCCAGTGCGGCGACCACGACCGGTGAAGGCGCGGTTACAGCCGGATGCGCCACTGGTAACCGGGCAGCGGGTCATTGACACCTTCTTTCCGCTGGCAAAGGGTGGGACCGCTTGCGTACCCGGACCGTTCGGCTCCGGTAAGACGGTAATCCAGCATCAGTTTGCGAAGTGGTCGGACGCTGAAATTATCGTTTTCGTTGGCTGTGGTGAGCGGGGAAACGAGATGACCGACGTACTCATGGAGTTCCCCGAACTGAAAGACCCGAAGTCAGGCGAGCCGCTCATGAAACGCACCGTGCTAGTTGCGAACACGTCAAATATGCCGGTCGCAGCACGCGAAGCTTCGGTCTACACCGGCATCACAATCGGAGAGTATTTCCGGGATATGGGCTATTCGGTTGCGCTTCAGGCCGACTCGACATCGCGCTGGGCCGAGGCAATGCGGGAGATTTCCGGTCGGCTCGAAGAAATGCCCGGGGAAGAAGGCTATCCAGCCTATCTTGCTTCGCGAATTGCCGAGTTCTACGAACGTGCGGGCCGGGTTGTGTGTCTTGGATCAGACGGGCTCGACAAGTCGGCCAAGCCCGGCGCCTTGTGCGGGGAATCAGGGGCTCCGCCCTTGAAACCCGATTCCGGGTCTGTTTCGGTTCAGGTCGGGCCTTCCGGGGTTGCTCCGGACTCCGGGCGTCCGACGTCCGGTGGAGCGGGCCGCGAAGGGGCACTTTCGGTGGTAGGCTCAGTCTCGCCGCCAGGCGGTGACCTGAATGACCCGGTGGTACAGGCAACGCTCCGCGTGGTCAAAGTATTCTGGTCGCTTGAAGATAAATTGGCATTCCGACGGCATTTCCCCGCCATTTCATGGCTCAATTCTTACTCACTGTACGCCGAATCACTTGCGCCGGCGTTTGCCAAGATGGCCTCCGAAGAGTTCACTGCTGATGCACAACAGGCGATGGCGCTATTGTCCAAGGAAGCCGAACTTGAAGAAATTGTCCGGCTGGTGGGCAAAGACGCACTCTCCGCTGCCGACCGGCTGGTAATGGAAACGGCCCGGTCGCTGCGTGAAGACTTCCTGCATCAGAACGCATTCCACGAGACGGACACCTACACTTCGCTGCCAAAGCAGGCCCGAATGCTGACAGTGATTCTGGAATTCTACCGCCTTGCCCAGACGGTCCTGGCCCGGGGCGTTGACATTGCCACAATTGAACGCCTGCCGGTGCGCGACAGGATTGCACGGATGAAATTCCTCTCCGAACATGAGGCCGAGACCGCAATCGCTGCGGTTCGCGAGCAACTAGTCCGCGAACTTACTGGCCAGGTCAGCCCCGAAACCGGCGCACAGGAGGCAGCGGCCAGGGAGCCGACCGCGGGAAATACAGAAAAATGA
- a CDS encoding V-type ATP synthase subunit F: MKTSHFEASHFPADLSGEDELGSSRSADTDIGPVAVVGEENAVAAFRAAGLAVFPAEPGPGAAAVVERLVARGFRVIFFTADLFNSIGQVLEKYRKAAVPCIVALPSGIDDPTVERLKNVVRMAVGADVFGQTPDASRTK, encoded by the coding sequence ATGAAGACCAGCCACTTTGAGGCTAGCCACTTCCCTGCTGATCTTTCTGGAGAGGATGAGTTGGGCAGCAGCCGGTCGGCTGATACTGATATCGGGCCGGTGGCTGTTGTCGGCGAGGAAAACGCAGTGGCAGCATTCCGGGCTGCCGGGCTTGCCGTATTCCCTGCCGAACCCGGGCCGGGAGCGGCGGCTGTGGTTGAGCGCCTTGTGGCCCGGGGTTTCCGGGTGATATTCTTCACCGCCGACCTGTTCAACTCGATCGGTCAGGTTCTGGAAAAATACCGAAAGGCTGCGGTGCCATGTATCGTCGCGCTTCCCTCAGGGATTGACGACCCGACGGTGGAACGGCTCAAAAACGTAGTTCGAATGGCAGTGGGCGCAGATGTGTTTGGACAGACGCCCGACGCTTCGAGGACGAAATGA